The following coding sequences lie in one Oncorhynchus nerka isolate Pitt River linkage group LG14, Oner_Uvic_2.0, whole genome shotgun sequence genomic window:
- the LOC115141136 gene encoding von Willebrand factor D and EGF domain-containing protein-like, which translates to MVLARCCFPASVKMNVALLACLVALVGICFARSDAPRGVAVPFVFDLKATCDPPCQHAGICIRNNTCFCSRGYEGETCQYANCYPKCKNGGECLRPGKCRCPSGFGGKYCHKVKCDSGCWNGGDCIAVNGVAKCICPSSWTGSKCQEAICPQGCRNGGSCVAPGICSCPEGWLGGACHTAVCHRPCLNGGKCLSPDSCRCRPPYSGPHCEERKVF; encoded by the exons ATGGTGCTTGCTCGCTGCTGCTTTCCCGCGTCGGTAAAGATGAACGTCGCGCTGCTTGCATGCTTGGTTGCGCTTGTGGGCATCTGCTTTGCGCGCTCGGACGCTCCGCGAGGGGTGGCGGTGCCCTTTGTTTTTGACCTCAAAGCGACTTGCGACCCTCCGTGCCAACATGCTGGCATCTGCATCCGAAACAACACCTGCTTCTGTTCTCGCGGCTATGAGGGAGAGACCTGCCAGTATG CTAACTGCTATCCCAAATGTAAGAATGGAGGAGAGTGCCTTCGCCCTGGAAAATGCAGATGTCCTTCTGGATTTGGAGGAAAATATTGTCATAAAG TGAAATGTGATAGTGGATGCTGGAACGGTGGCGACTGCATCGCTGTGAATGGAGTGGCCAAGTGCATCTGTCCCTCCAGCTGGACTGGCTCCAAATGCCAAGAGG CGATCTGTCCCCAGGGGTGCAGGAACGGGGGCAGCTGTGTGGCCCCAGGAATCTGCAGCTGTCCAGAGGGCTGGCTGGGTGGAGCCTGCCACACTG CTGTGTGTCACCGGCCATGTCTGAATGGAGGCAAGTGTTTGTCTCCCGATTCGTGCCGCTGTCGCCCTCCTTACTCTGGACCACACTGTGAGGAGAGGAAGGTGTTTTAA